ATCGGCTTGTTGCCAATTGATGCTTATATCTGGCAGGTGTTCTTCGGTGAGCAATTGAAGTCTGGCACGCTCTTTGCCCACATCCAACATGTGTTGATTTATGTCAGAGATAGTTACATAGCTATGGCGTTGCAGTTTATTCTTTTTCGCGGCAAGTTGGCGTATATAACGAAAAGCAATATCGCCCGTGCCACCTGCCATATCTAACAGACGTGTGCCATGCATAGGCGCCAAACGATCCATGAACACATCCTTCCAGATACGGTGTATGCCAACGGACATAACGTCATTCATTAGATCGTAGGAGCTGGCCACATCCTCAAATACCTTGTGCACTGCAAAGAAGTATATGCAAATGTGTTAGAGTTATACAGTGTAACATTTTATTGGTGCTCACCTTTCTGATCCTTCTCACTCTCTTTCACCTTTTGAAAGCCGAAATGTGTTGTGCGTTCCTCAGACGACTCTTGCGGAGCGTCGTTTTTGCCATCATCAACTGCGCCTGATCCAGCTGTTACTTGCACACTTTTTCTACGCAACTGTGTTAATAATTTTGTGCAGCTTTCATTgatatttccatattttatggtgtttgtaataaaattcgATTTAAAACTTCGCGTAAGATTCATTTTTGTAGAACTTGTACTTTTtacgtaaaaaaatataacaaatggCTGCCGTTTATCAGCTGTTTTCGCAGAACAGCTGAGTTGAAATGAAACCGAATAGATATCGACGCGCACAGGGTGTTGCTGTTATCGGTTTCAAAAACTGTGGGTTTTGAATTTTACTTCTCAAATTCTACCGACAGGTGACAAAAATTCaatgcagaaaaaaattgtattaaaaacgaaaactgataaaaaaaattacaaaattaattaaaaaaacaattaataacataaaattaattaaaaaaatgaaataaaattaattaaaaaaataaaattaaattaaatgaaattaattaaaataaataataaaataaaattatattaattaaaaaatatataatttattaaaaataaaataaaattaaattaatttaaaaaattaaattaaataaactaattaaaaaataataaaaatttatttcaaaaaatttatatagaaatCAAAAGattaaaactaatataaaacTGTTGCCTCACAGTTGAACGATTTGTCGCCTAcgacaaatacatatatcagaATGGTAGACCAACATTTGAATACTACGAGCAGACCCCGCGTGAAGCCATAAAATCTGACATTTCCCCTTTGTACCCCCAATGAATATTCACAGCCGTTGCTGTTCAATACAAACACTGTGTCTATATATTCTCATATTATCCTCTgcatttattgatttatatgatttgttttatatttttattagcaataatttctgatatatgtatgcttgtattgTATGtggtatgtatttataataaattgtaatgtttaagtttaaaattaaatacatattacaaaaacaaaaaagtccatTGATAAgcgttttcatttatatgaatcATAGAATcatttttctttgcaaaaaacTTGGCATTTTAGCAAATTCATTTCCGCGAGGCAGTTGGACGAAATGAATTTGCCTTGTTTTAACATAAGGAATACTATTAATagtattaatacaaaataacatTAGGTAACTATTTAAATACGAGACTACCAACTAAGAAGGTGGCGCATGTGCACCCTTCGTAAGGGTGCCACCGTGCACGCGaaaaatacacatttacatatgtagtaGTATACATTAGCGATTTGTTGCTAGATATGCACTGTTGCATATGCAAATTGattccatatatatatatttcatttttatgtttttttttttgttttggtttactACGCATATAATATGATAAATTTATGcattagtttgtatatatattaacatttaCAGTGTAGAAGTAA
The DNA window shown above is from Bactrocera tryoni isolate S06 chromosome 4, CSIRO_BtryS06_freeze2, whole genome shotgun sequence and carries:
- the LOC120774372 gene encoding 2-methoxy-6-polyprenyl-1,4-benzoquinol methylase, mitochondrial — its product is MNLTRSFKSNFITNTIKYGNINESCTKLLTQLRRKSVQVTAGSGAVDDGKNDAPQESSEERTTHFGFQKVKESEKDQKVHKVFEDVASSYDLMNDVMSVGIHRIWKDVFMDRLAPMHGTRLLDMAGGTGDIAFRYIRQLAAKKNKLQRHSYVTISDINQHMLDVGKERARLQLLTEEHLPDISINWQQADAEQLPFKNDSFNAYTIAFGIRNCTHIDKVLREAYRVLEPGGRFMCLEFSHLTNGVMQWMYDQYSFQVIPPMGQILAGQWQPYQYLVESIRQFPKQEEFKKMIEEAGFELVYYENLTFGIVSIHSGFKL